Proteins encoded within one genomic window of Kaistia algarum:
- a CDS encoding substrate-binding domain-containing protein, with the protein MSAVPAPAAAADEKITILASVPGLTFPFFVHMMNAFKAEAEKQGVAVIESDGQVSSPKQTADVEAAITQGVKGIVISPNEVDAMAPALQQAVEAGIPVVTVDRRVAQVEGILAHIGADNVKGGEAQGELILKLYPDGATIVNLQGQSGASPAIDRNKGLHNVLDKAGDKYKVVFEQTAGFDRAKGLSVTEAALAGLAEPPKVIVAANDDMALGAMEAVKGRNLSGIAIIGFDALPEALAQVRDGGLTATIEQFPGKQSAMGVDTLVAFIKDGKKPEQALTLLTPVAVTKENLNIAERLGEVK; encoded by the coding sequence ATGTCCGCAGTTCCGGCGCCGGCCGCCGCTGCTGACGAGAAGATCACGATCCTCGCCTCGGTGCCGGGTCTGACCTTTCCGTTCTTCGTCCACATGATGAATGCCTTCAAGGCCGAGGCCGAGAAGCAGGGCGTCGCCGTGATCGAGAGCGACGGCCAGGTTTCTTCGCCGAAGCAGACCGCCGACGTCGAGGCGGCGATCACGCAGGGCGTCAAGGGCATCGTGATCAGCCCGAACGAAGTCGACGCCATGGCGCCGGCGCTGCAGCAGGCCGTCGAGGCCGGCATTCCCGTCGTGACCGTCGATCGCCGCGTCGCGCAGGTCGAGGGTATCCTTGCTCATATCGGCGCCGACAATGTGAAGGGCGGCGAGGCCCAGGGCGAACTCATCCTGAAGCTTTATCCCGATGGCGCGACCATCGTGAACCTGCAGGGCCAGTCGGGCGCCTCGCCGGCGATCGATCGCAACAAGGGCCTGCACAACGTCCTCGACAAGGCCGGCGACAAGTACAAGGTCGTCTTCGAGCAGACTGCCGGTTTCGACCGCGCCAAGGGTCTTTCGGTGACGGAAGCCGCGCTGGCCGGCCTCGCAGAGCCGCCGAAGGTCATCGTCGCAGCCAATGACGACATGGCGCTCGGCGCGATGGAAGCGGTCAAGGGCCGCAACCTCTCGGGCATCGCCATCATCGGCTTCGATGCACTTCCTGAAGCGCTTGCTCAGGTGCGTGATGGTGGTCTCACCGCAACCATCGAGCAGTTCCCGGGCAAGCAGTCGGCCATGGGCGTCGATACGCTCGTCGCCTTCATCAAGGACGGCAAGAAGCCGGAACAGGCGCTGACGCTGCTGACCCCGGTCGCGGTCACCAAGGAAAACCTCAACATCGCCGAGCGTCTCGGCGAAGTGAAGTAA
- a CDS encoding AIM24 family protein produces the protein MQTKIIGTVLPVLEIELASGEAVVGVPEQLSWITGGVTLHTSVAAAGGGGLFGLVSRAVSGAGIVMTEMRAENGPGMVGFAAHLPGEIIEIDVGHGAYMVHRHGFLCGTSGIVVSSALQQNLGAGVFGGDGFVLQKIAGEGKAFVELGGEIVKYDLQAGQSIHVHPGHVGLFDEQVSFEITAMRGVRSTFFATGDFFMAKLTGPGRVWLQTLTAPGLAHTISHYLPKQG, from the coding sequence ATGCAGACCAAGATCATCGGCACCGTTCTTCCTGTTCTGGAGATCGAGCTTGCTTCCGGGGAAGCCGTTGTCGGCGTCCCCGAGCAGCTCTCCTGGATCACGGGAGGGGTGACCCTCCATACATCCGTAGCGGCTGCCGGAGGCGGGGGCCTTTTCGGGCTCGTCAGCCGCGCCGTTTCCGGCGCCGGCATCGTGATGACCGAAATGCGCGCCGAAAACGGACCTGGCATGGTCGGCTTCGCCGCGCATCTGCCCGGCGAGATCATCGAAATCGATGTCGGCCACGGTGCCTATATGGTGCACCGGCATGGCTTCCTGTGTGGCACGTCGGGGATCGTCGTCTCGAGCGCGTTGCAGCAAAATCTCGGGGCTGGCGTCTTCGGCGGCGATGGGTTCGTGCTGCAGAAGATTGCGGGGGAGGGCAAGGCCTTCGTCGAACTGGGCGGCGAGATCGTGAAATACGACCTCCAAGCTGGCCAGTCGATTCACGTCCATCCCGGCCATGTCGGTCTGTTCGACGAGCAGGTCTCGTTCGAGATCACGGCCATGCGCGGCGTCCGCAGCACCTTCTTCGCCACCGGCGACTTCTTCATGGCCAAGCTGACGGGGCCGGGGCGCGTCTGGCTGCAGACGCTGACGGCGCCGGGCCTCGCCCACACGATCAGCCATTATCTACCGAAGCAGGGCTGA
- a CDS encoding dicarboxylate/amino acid:cation symporter, which produces MTEAASRALRAILRHPLSVFAGMALGGFYGWVDKGGTPLIEPIGHVYLRLLQMCVIPLLFTAVVTSLGKLFSDGSARRYVARLLVLMALGMALAGGMGLVLGEWGQPGAELQQQARQVIGEVIARAEATGQTLQSGGSASIVDMAVGIVPDNIFVALSSGNMLAILFFAVLFGVALGSIDKEKSERAIGLFESLYDAFIKIIGWLMYALPFGLFCLAYSQISAIGVPILIAMTRLVLLIYAGCLALIVIAYLVIWWRTGGSIWRSVSALREAVFVAFGTSSSFAAVPAALRGLKRDLGIDRNVVDLVMPLGITLNPPGSVFHFAIATMFLANLYGVHLDAGQIAFVLVASILAGAAASGAPGAAALSMISLILIPLGLPVEVAIILLVAIDPIVDPALTIVNVLTNAATTAMLGASRKLMSSHAMPPAEA; this is translated from the coding sequence ATGACTGAAGCGGCGAGCCGCGCCTTGCGCGCCATCCTCCGGCATCCGCTCAGTGTCTTTGCCGGCATGGCGTTGGGCGGCTTCTATGGGTGGGTGGACAAGGGCGGCACGCCGCTCATCGAGCCCATTGGCCATGTCTATCTGCGCCTCCTGCAGATGTGCGTCATCCCGCTCCTGTTCACGGCGGTAGTCACCAGCCTCGGAAAGCTGTTTTCCGATGGATCGGCGCGACGCTATGTGGCGCGCCTGTTGGTCTTGATGGCGCTCGGAATGGCGCTGGCCGGGGGCATGGGTCTGGTCCTTGGCGAATGGGGCCAGCCCGGCGCCGAACTGCAGCAGCAGGCCCGGCAGGTGATCGGCGAGGTGATCGCGCGCGCGGAGGCGACGGGACAAACGCTGCAGTCGGGCGGTTCTGCGAGCATCGTGGACATGGCCGTCGGAATCGTCCCCGACAACATCTTCGTCGCGCTCAGCAGTGGCAACATGCTGGCGATCCTCTTCTTCGCAGTCTTGTTCGGCGTGGCCCTCGGCTCGATCGACAAGGAAAAATCGGAACGCGCGATTGGGCTCTTCGAGAGCCTCTACGATGCGTTCATCAAGATCATCGGCTGGCTGATGTATGCCCTGCCTTTTGGTTTGTTTTGCCTCGCCTACAGCCAGATCTCCGCTATCGGCGTGCCTATCCTCATCGCGATGACCCGGCTCGTGTTGCTCATTTATGCCGGATGTCTGGCATTGATCGTGATTGCCTACCTGGTCATCTGGTGGCGCACAGGGGGCAGCATCTGGAGGTCGGTCTCGGCGCTGAGGGAGGCGGTATTCGTGGCCTTCGGCACGTCGAGCAGTTTTGCGGCGGTGCCGGCGGCATTACGCGGCCTGAAGCGAGACCTCGGCATCGATCGCAACGTCGTCGATCTCGTCATGCCCCTCGGGATCACGTTGAATCCGCCGGGCTCCGTGTTTCATTTCGCGATCGCCACGATGTTCCTCGCCAATCTCTACGGGGTCCATCTCGACGCGGGCCAGATCGCCTTCGTTCTCGTCGCCTCGATCCTCGCCGGGGCCGCGGCCTCGGGAGCTCCCGGCGCGGCCGCACTGTCGATGATCTCGTTGATCCTCATTCCGCTCGGGCTTCCAGTGGAGGTCGCGATCATCCTGTTGGTGGCAATCGACCCGATCGTCGATCCTGCGTTGACGATCGTGAACGTCCTGACGAATGCGGCGACGACCGCCATGCTCGGTGCGTCGAGGAAGCTCATGAGCTCGCACGCCATGCCGCCTGCCGAAGCCTGA
- a CDS encoding patatin-like phospholipase domain-containing protein, translating into MNAVRQVTLAASLILAGSALAQEVTRPDYSAFSQSTFLRFLNARDGEITRSPHIGLSFGGRTISATLDTGSTGVVVAAALIPNFDQLPVLGDGKLTYTSSGRIMLGKWVTTPITLIGGNGNSVTTAPMPVLAITKIACTETARRCEPSDDPRHTAMIGIGFGRERDAQAQSTRDKNPLMQLPPDAKQRQGYVITTEGIQIGLTPENTDGAFRFVKLIKMDEVDDWAGIPACISLAGTTPPACGSMLMDTGVGDMYMSAPPSQIPAKPLPDGTSVAISLGSAEASQPLYSFTVGDPASRLAPSRIFLSASDKRSFVNTGFHLLYGFDYLYDADGGYAAFRPR; encoded by the coding sequence ATGAATGCTGTTCGGCAAGTCACCCTGGCGGCGTCGCTGATTCTTGCCGGTTCGGCGTTGGCGCAGGAGGTAACGAGGCCGGATTATTCGGCTTTCAGCCAGTCCACGTTTCTGCGCTTTCTGAACGCGCGGGACGGCGAGATCACGCGCAGTCCGCATATCGGGCTTTCGTTTGGCGGCCGGACGATTTCGGCGACGCTCGATACGGGTTCGACGGGCGTCGTGGTAGCGGCGGCTCTGATACCGAATTTCGACCAATTGCCCGTGCTTGGCGATGGCAAGCTGACCTATACGAGTTCGGGCCGCATCATGCTCGGCAAATGGGTCACGACGCCGATTACCCTCATCGGTGGAAACGGCAATTCGGTGACGACCGCGCCGATGCCCGTGCTGGCCATCACGAAGATCGCCTGCACGGAAACGGCGCGGCGCTGCGAGCCGAGCGATGATCCTCGCCATACTGCGATGATCGGCATTGGCTTCGGCCGTGAGCGGGACGCGCAGGCGCAGAGCACGCGCGACAAGAATCCGCTGATGCAACTCCCACCGGATGCCAAACAGCGCCAAGGCTATGTCATCACGACAGAGGGCATTCAGATTGGTCTCACCCCCGAGAATACGGACGGCGCCTTCCGCTTCGTGAAACTCATCAAGATGGACGAAGTCGATGACTGGGCCGGCATTCCGGCCTGCATCTCGCTCGCCGGCACTACGCCGCCAGCCTGCGGCTCCATGCTGATGGATACCGGCGTCGGTGACATGTACATGAGCGCCCCGCCGTCCCAAATCCCAGCCAAGCCCTTGCCGGACGGCACTTCCGTTGCGATCAGCCTGGGCAGTGCCGAGGCCAGCCAGCCGCTCTACAGCTTCACGGTCGGCGATCCCGCGTCCCGGCTGGCTCCCTCCCGTATTTTCCTGAGCGCTTCCGACAAGCGCTCCTTCGTCAATACGGGCTTCCACCTGCTCTACGGGTTCGACTATCTCTACGACGCCGATGGCGGTTACGCGGCATTCCGTCCACGCTAA
- a CDS encoding sterol desaturase family protein, which produces MSTFELKAFGYYADFVVYPLVIAGLAVAPAVSSQYVNPLHWIAAFLSGIFVWTLVEYLVHRFVLHHLVYFRDLHGLHHQSPTALIGTPVWMSFALLLVGVVLPSWWFFGFDIGSGFSAGMITGYLAYTFAHHILHHWKMTPGTYLYRLKHKHALHHFRHEDGNFGVTSLFWDYVFGTAVRSARQRGRE; this is translated from the coding sequence ATGTCGACGTTCGAGCTGAAAGCCTTCGGCTACTATGCCGACTTCGTGGTCTATCCGTTGGTGATCGCAGGCTTGGCCGTCGCGCCGGCCGTCTCGTCCCAATATGTGAACCCGCTTCACTGGATTGCCGCCTTCCTGAGCGGCATCTTCGTGTGGACGCTCGTCGAATATCTCGTTCACCGCTTCGTCCTGCACCATCTCGTCTATTTCCGCGATCTGCACGGCCTGCATCATCAGTCGCCCACGGCGCTGATCGGAACGCCCGTATGGATGAGCTTCGCGCTGCTGCTCGTCGGCGTCGTCCTGCCGTCCTGGTGGTTCTTCGGCTTCGATATCGGCAGCGGCTTCAGCGCCGGCATGATCACCGGCTATCTCGCCTACACCTTCGCCCACCACATCCTGCATCACTGGAAGATGACGCCGGGCACGTACCTTTACCGGCTGAAGCACAAGCACGCGCTCCATCATTTCCGGCATGAGGATGGCAATTTCGGCGTGACGTCGCTGTTCTGGGACTATGTGTTCGGCACAGCCGTCCGGAGCGCGCGCCAACGCGGCCGCGAATAG
- a CDS encoding zinc-binding metallopeptidase family protein, whose amino-acid sequence MRLFECHACSHWLSFEEMQCAGCQRELGYVTDEAHLRSLDAVGQDVDGRPLYAAHPGSEPAFRFCANRAYNACNWLVPSESAEELCLSCRTNLTIPDLSSQLFAERWQHIEIAKHRLMYSLLRLGLAIPNKADDSIGGLSFQFLADMNDMRVMTGHEDGIITINIAEADSVERERARSSMHEPYRTLLGHFRHEIGHYYWDRLVRDGGHLDEFRSLFGDESFDYQAALQQYYAGNYPQDWRERFVSQYASAHPWEDFAETFAHFLHIVDTLETAYAFGLRIRPKRAAQQELAATIDFNPYGDVPIESILEAWKPLTVAVNSLNRSMGQPDLYPFEPGPGVLEKLAFIDRIVRGRDVQLQAA is encoded by the coding sequence ATGCGACTATTCGAATGCCACGCGTGCAGCCATTGGCTGTCGTTCGAGGAAATGCAATGTGCCGGCTGCCAGCGTGAGCTCGGCTATGTGACCGATGAGGCGCATCTTCGCTCGCTCGACGCTGTCGGCCAGGATGTCGACGGGCGTCCGCTCTATGCCGCGCATCCAGGATCGGAGCCAGCCTTCCGTTTCTGCGCCAACCGGGCCTATAACGCCTGCAATTGGCTGGTGCCGTCAGAAAGCGCGGAAGAACTCTGTCTCTCCTGTCGCACGAACCTCACCATCCCCGACCTTTCGAGCCAACTCTTTGCCGAGCGCTGGCAGCATATCGAGATCGCCAAGCATCGGCTGATGTATAGCCTGCTGCGCCTCGGGCTGGCCATTCCCAACAAGGCTGACGATTCCATCGGCGGCCTGTCCTTCCAGTTCCTCGCTGACATGAACGACATGCGCGTCATGACCGGCCATGAGGACGGCATCATCACGATCAACATCGCCGAAGCCGACTCAGTCGAGCGGGAGCGGGCCCGGAGCTCCATGCACGAGCCTTATCGAACGCTGCTCGGCCATTTCCGGCACGAGATCGGCCATTATTATTGGGACCGCCTCGTGCGCGATGGCGGCCACCTTGACGAGTTCCGGAGCCTGTTCGGCGACGAGAGCTTCGACTATCAGGCAGCCCTGCAGCAGTATTATGCCGGAAACTATCCGCAGGATTGGCGGGAGCGCTTCGTCAGCCAATATGCCTCGGCGCATCCATGGGAGGATTTCGCCGAGACCTTCGCCCATTTCCTGCACATCGTCGACACGCTGGAGACCGCCTACGCCTTCGGTCTTCGCATCCGGCCGAAGCGGGCGGCCCAGCAGGAACTCGCTGCCACGATCGACTTCAACCCGTATGGCGACGTGCCGATCGAGTCGATCCTCGAGGCGTGGAAACCACTGACCGTCGCGGTCAACTCCCTCAACCGCAGCATGGGCCAGCCGGATCTCTATCCGTTCGAGCCCGGACCCGGTGTGCTCGAAAAGCTCGCCTTCATCGACCGCATCGTCCGCGGGCGGGACGTGCAGCTTCAGGCCGCTTGA
- a CDS encoding sugar ABC transporter ATP-binding protein has protein sequence MAVEAHSLLQMTGIAKSFPGVKALDGVDLEVKAGEIHALLGENGAGKSTLLKILAGAQGPDRGSIVFDGKAVNFAHPHAAQQAGIVTIYQEFTLAPDMSIAENVFIGREPGPGPFVNWSELASRTQVITRGIGLDRNPMTLVRDLSVAEQQMVEIARALSMNSRLIVMDEPTSALSLSEVDKLFAIVRKLKADGISVIFVTHRLEEVIEICDRYTVLRDGRNVGAGHVRDVTVEDIIRLMVGRELTALFAHREATEAGEVALAVEGLTRSRTAQDPHATELKDVSLFVRRGEILGIAGLVGAGRTETARAIFGADPFDKGRVLIDGQPVDIRSPRDAIRHGVGLVPEDRKLQALFLSQAIRTNMSVAALDRLSLFGIFVDERKERGMVEEFRNLLNIRMAGPDQPVGNLSGGNQQKVVLARWLALRPKVLIVDEPTRGIDVGAKVEVHNLLFEMARNGIAVIAISSELPEVLAVSDRIVTMREGRVTGEVMRADATQEKLMAMMTLGVTTRAA, from the coding sequence ATGGCCGTCGAAGCGCATTCCCTGCTCCAGATGACGGGCATCGCGAAGAGCTTTCCGGGCGTCAAGGCGCTGGACGGCGTCGATCTCGAGGTGAAAGCCGGCGAAATCCACGCGCTGCTCGGTGAGAACGGGGCAGGCAAGTCCACACTTCTCAAGATCCTCGCCGGTGCGCAGGGCCCCGATCGTGGCTCGATCGTGTTTGACGGCAAGGCGGTGAACTTCGCCCATCCGCACGCGGCCCAGCAGGCCGGCATTGTCACGATCTATCAGGAATTCACGCTCGCCCCGGACATGAGCATCGCCGAGAACGTGTTCATCGGCCGCGAGCCCGGACCGGGCCCCTTCGTCAACTGGTCGGAGCTTGCCTCACGGACGCAGGTGATCACCCGCGGCATCGGCCTTGACCGCAATCCGATGACGCTGGTTCGCGATCTTTCCGTCGCGGAACAGCAGATGGTCGAGATCGCCCGCGCTCTATCGATGAATTCCCGGCTCATCGTCATGGACGAGCCGACCTCCGCACTCAGCCTTTCCGAGGTCGACAAGCTCTTTGCGATCGTCCGCAAGCTGAAGGCCGATGGTATCTCGGTCATCTTCGTGACGCACCGCCTCGAAGAGGTGATCGAGATCTGCGATCGCTACACGGTGCTGCGCGACGGGCGCAATGTCGGCGCTGGCCATGTCCGCGACGTGACGGTCGAGGACATCATCCGCCTGATGGTCGGGCGTGAGCTTACGGCGCTCTTTGCTCATCGCGAGGCGACCGAGGCAGGCGAGGTCGCCCTGGCTGTCGAGGGGCTGACCCGCAGCCGCACGGCGCAGGACCCGCATGCAACCGAACTCAAGGACGTGTCGCTCTTCGTGCGTCGCGGTGAAATTCTCGGCATTGCCGGCCTCGTCGGCGCAGGCCGGACGGAGACGGCGCGAGCGATTTTCGGAGCCGACCCGTTCGACAAGGGCCGCGTCCTCATAGACGGGCAGCCGGTCGACATCCGCTCGCCGCGCGACGCGATCCGCCACGGGGTTGGGCTGGTGCCGGAAGACCGCAAGCTGCAGGCGCTGTTTCTATCGCAGGCGATCCGCACCAATATGTCGGTCGCGGCGCTGGATCGCCTCTCTCTCTTCGGCATTTTCGTCGACGAGCGGAAGGAGCGCGGCATGGTCGAGGAATTCCGTAATCTGCTCAACATCCGCATGGCCGGGCCCGACCAGCCGGTGGGAAATCTATCCGGCGGCAATCAGCAGAAGGTTGTGCTCGCGCGCTGGCTGGCGCTCCGGCCGAAGGTGCTGATCGTCGACGAGCCGACGCGCGGCATCGATGTCGGCGCCAAGGTCGAGGTTCACAATCTGCTGTTCGAGATGGCGCGGAACGGCATCGCCGTCATTGCCATCTCGTCTGAATTGCCTGAGGTGCTGGCCGTATCCGACCGCATCGTGACCATGCGCGAAGGTCGGGTGACCGGCGAGGTGATGCGGGCGGATGCGACGCAGGAAAAGCTCATGGCGATGATGACGCTCGGCGTAACGACACGCGCGGCCTGA
- a CDS encoding ABC transporter permease codes for MSDAGKATGPNSGGVDLFGLLARFAPLLFLVVLMAVFTILEPRFLSSINIFNVMRQVSITGLLAIGMTFVILTAGIDLSIGSLLAFAGLVAAAVAKGGLQDRFTVGEGGIGYGWPLAALAAIAIGLAGGYIQGLAITRLKVPPFVVTLGGMSVFRGAALLFAAGGPISGFDRAFTWWGQGKIGPVPVPVILFLVIALIAHIVLRYTRYGRQVYAVGGNPEAARLSGLNVNRVICSVYVIMGFFAGLGAFVLAARLNSAEAVAGTGYELTVIASVVIGGTSLFGGVGSIFGTVVGSLLIGVLLNGLVLMNVSSYIQQIIIGVIIVLAVAFDTFAKSRRRKV; via the coding sequence ATGAGCGACGCGGGCAAAGCGACGGGACCCAATTCGGGCGGGGTCGATCTCTTCGGCCTGCTCGCGCGATTTGCGCCGCTCCTGTTCCTGGTCGTGCTGATGGCGGTGTTCACGATCCTCGAGCCACGGTTCCTATCGTCGATCAACATTTTCAACGTCATGCGGCAGGTGTCGATCACCGGTCTCCTCGCTATCGGAATGACCTTCGTGATCCTGACAGCGGGTATCGATCTCTCGATCGGCTCGCTGCTGGCTTTCGCCGGCCTCGTTGCCGCCGCGGTGGCCAAGGGCGGCCTGCAGGATCGATTCACGGTCGGGGAGGGCGGTATCGGTTATGGCTGGCCGCTCGCCGCGCTTGCCGCGATCGCGATCGGCCTTGCCGGTGGCTATATCCAGGGCCTCGCCATCACCCGGCTCAAGGTACCGCCCTTCGTCGTAACACTGGGCGGCATGTCGGTGTTTCGCGGCGCGGCGCTTCTATTCGCCGCCGGCGGCCCGATCTCGGGCTTCGATCGCGCCTTTACCTGGTGGGGGCAGGGCAAGATCGGGCCGGTACCGGTACCGGTGATCCTCTTCCTCGTCATCGCGCTGATTGCCCATATCGTGCTGCGCTACACGCGCTACGGCCGCCAGGTTTATGCGGTCGGCGGCAATCCGGAAGCGGCGCGGCTCTCGGGCCTGAACGTCAACCGCGTCATCTGCAGCGTCTATGTCATCATGGGCTTCTTCGCGGGGCTCGGCGCCTTCGTGCTGGCCGCGCGTCTCAATTCGGCCGAGGCCGTGGCCGGCACGGGATATGAACTGACCGTCATCGCTTCCGTGGTCATTGGCGGCACGTCGCTGTTCGGCGGTGTCGGCTCGATCTTTGGCACGGTCGTGGGATCGCTGCTGATCGGCGTCCTGCTGAACGGCCTCGTCTTGATGAATGTGTCGTCCTACATCCAGCAGATCATCATCGGCGTCATCATCGTGCTCGCCGTGGCCTTCGACACCTTCGCCAAGTCCCGCCGCCGCAAGGTCTGA
- a CDS encoding trypsin-like serine peptidase: MRTALILSLVTLATAVGAEPVIPQKPRIESTRHLVPINIINGKDDRDSLLLLGPALGLSSPEIDRVRMVSGYVGCLSPSPSVGSAALFLNNSQILTAAHVFFEPSGRRRWKCFFKNQASEPRMIDLLVDDANARFGSKRPKPGSNNDYAIVRLAEPLMGAAPFPVAPDAPVRAGDDLIVVTAHPAAMEKTVDRSIPVVQGCQVMRVPRSSEKTSFYRSDCDATGASSGGMNLSRVGGELVYRGINITTGPWQDLKFKGAPFNEKGGSVTTALGTDAAILAAGRDLQAAPPPVPQTAKASP, encoded by the coding sequence ATGCGCACAGCCCTCATCCTATCGCTAGTCACCCTCGCCACAGCCGTCGGCGCCGAGCCCGTCATTCCGCAGAAGCCGCGGATCGAATCGACCCGCCACTTGGTTCCTATCAATATCATCAATGGCAAGGATGATCGCGATTCGCTGCTTTTGCTAGGCCCGGCCCTCGGCCTCTCGTCACCCGAGATCGATCGCGTCCGCATGGTCTCAGGCTATGTCGGCTGCTTGTCGCCTTCGCCGTCGGTTGGCTCGGCGGCGCTGTTCCTGAACAATTCCCAGATCCTGACGGCGGCGCATGTCTTCTTCGAGCCGTCAGGGCGCCGGCGCTGGAAGTGCTTCTTCAAGAATCAGGCGAGCGAGCCTCGTATGATCGACCTCCTGGTTGATGACGCCAATGCGCGCTTCGGCTCGAAGCGTCCCAAGCCCGGCTCCAACAATGATTATGCAATTGTTCGTCTGGCTGAGCCGCTCATGGGCGCCGCGCCCTTTCCGGTGGCGCCCGATGCGCCGGTTCGGGCCGGGGACGACCTCATTGTCGTGACGGCGCATCCAGCCGCGATGGAGAAGACCGTCGATCGCTCGATCCCGGTCGTTCAGGGCTGCCAGGTAATGCGGGTCCCGCGCTCCAGCGAGAAGACCTCGTTCTATCGCTCCGACTGCGATGCCACCGGCGCATCGTCGGGCGGCATGAACCTGTCGCGGGTCGGCGGAGAACTGGTCTATCGCGGCATCAACATCACGACCGGGCCGTGGCAGGATCTCAAGTTCAAGGGTGCGCCCTTCAACGAGAAGGGTGGCAGCGTGACGACGGCGCTCGGCACAGACGCGGCGATCCTGGCTGCCGGACGCGATCTGCAGGCGGCGCCGCCGCCCGTCCCGCAGACCGCCAAGGCGTCGCCTTGA
- a CDS encoding NAD(P)-dependent alcohol dehydrogenase: MPKMKAAIFVEPGRIVLDEKPIPEVGPLDALIRVTTTTICGTDVHILKGEYPVARGLTIGHEPVGVIEKLGSAVTGYREGQRVIAGAITPSGYSYACLCGCGSQDGPGTKHGFKAMGGWKFGNTIDGAQAEYVLVPDALANLAPVPDELTDEEVLMCPDIMSTGFSGAESGAVKIGDHVVVFALGPIGLCAVAGAKLKGATRIIGVDTVPERLAIAKKLGASDVVDFKQGDPVEQIMALTDGRGVDVAIEALGTQNTFESALKVLRPGGTLSSLGVYSTDLKIPLGAFSAGLGDNKIVTTLCPGGKERMRRLIDVIASGRVDLKPLVTHRFKLDDIEAAYDLFSHQRDGVLKVAITP; this comes from the coding sequence ATGCCCAAGATGAAAGCCGCCATCTTTGTCGAGCCCGGACGCATCGTGCTCGACGAAAAGCCGATCCCCGAGGTCGGTCCGCTCGATGCGCTGATCCGGGTCACGACGACGACGATCTGCGGGACGGACGTTCACATCCTCAAGGGCGAATATCCGGTCGCACGGGGGCTGACGATCGGCCATGAGCCGGTCGGCGTCATCGAGAAACTCGGTTCGGCCGTTACCGGCTATCGCGAGGGCCAGCGGGTGATCGCGGGTGCCATCACGCCCAGCGGTTATTCCTATGCGTGCCTTTGCGGCTGTGGTTCGCAGGATGGGCCGGGCACCAAGCACGGCTTCAAGGCGATGGGCGGCTGGAAGTTCGGCAACACGATCGACGGCGCACAGGCCGAGTATGTGCTGGTTCCGGATGCCCTCGCCAATCTCGCACCGGTGCCGGACGAACTGACCGACGAAGAAGTGCTGATGTGCCCGGACATCATGTCGACGGGTTTTTCCGGCGCCGAGAGCGGCGCGGTGAAGATCGGCGATCATGTCGTGGTGTTCGCGCTGGGCCCGATCGGGCTTTGCGCGGTGGCGGGGGCCAAGCTCAAGGGCGCGACGCGGATCATCGGCGTCGACACCGTGCCGGAGCGGCTCGCGATCGCCAAGAAACTCGGTGCCAGCGACGTGGTGGACTTCAAGCAGGGCGATCCGGTCGAGCAGATCATGGCGCTGACCGATGGCCGCGGCGTCGATGTGGCGATCGAGGCGCTCGGCACGCAGAATACGTTCGAATCGGCGCTGAAGGTCCTGCGGCCCGGCGGCACGCTATCCAGCCTCGGCGTCTATTCGACCGATCTCAAGATCCCGCTCGGCGCCTTCTCGGCCGGCCTCGGCGACAACAAGATCGTCACCACGCTCTGCCCCGGCGGCAAGGAGCGGATGCGCCGGCTGATCGACGTGATCGCGTCCGGACGGGTCGATCTGAAGCCGCTGGTCACGCACCGCTTCAAGCTCGACGATATCGAGGCGGCCTATGACCTATTCTCGCACCAGCGTGACGGCGTGCTGAAGGTTGCGATCACGCCCTGA